AATCTTACTGAACGAGACTTTAGTGTCGCCGTGCCTCCCCAGTTACTAATCAACAGAACTCGTTGCACAAGCACTCGAAAAAAGCTCGGTAAATTTGTAGAAGAAATCTGTCAAATCACCTCTGAGGTAAAGCTCTGAAAGCTCTGAAAGCTCTGAAAGCTTGTTTCTGAAAGCTTGTTTCTGAAAGCTTTCTTCTGAAAGCTTCCTTCCGAAAGCTTGCTTCTCAAAAATTGCCCAAGCAATAGACCATCTCCCCATATTTTGACGTCTGTTCTGCCTCAACCATTGGCCAGACTGCTACTGGATCTTGTTCTAGCTCCCACCCAATCTATCAATAGAATTGCTTAGCCAATCTGTCTATTGCTTATCCCGTTCAAATACTCTCTCCATGAATTCCTTATCTAGTCCACCCCACTACAATCCTGCCAAATCTACAATTACATCTACATTTACATCTATCTTATCACACTTCATTAACAcaagataaagaaaaaaaagaaatacaCCCCACTATCCACCCTTGTGCAGCCTTGTGCAGCCTTTTCTCTGGCCGTGGCCTGATGCGGGGACTATTTCCAAAAAGCCCCCACTTTCTTCCACATACGTCACCGCACACAAAACCGCAGCCCCAGAAAACACCGCACAAGAGTCCGTCTTCCCCGCATTCTGGTGAACACGCCACCCCTATTTCCTGCTGTGGCCAGATAGCCCCCACTTTCCGTTTCCGTGGAAGACACGCTTCCGGTACGGCGAGTTCTGAGGACCCGGTGAGTTGCGTCAGCCGACGTTCCATATATTCGCGTTTTAATGCtgcaaagaaaaaatagaaataatctATACATACATACTAAATAGCTTTCTTTGAAATTCCAAGCAATTAACCTAATTGAACTAATAAAGGTGaataaaagaaacaaaaaatgtGTAGTGTAGTAACAAATTTGTagtaacaaaaataaagtgGGGTCGGCTTAAACAAAATTGTGCACGTTTATTACAGCCGATTCCACCAATTTAGTCGTTCAACGGATATTCGTTGTACATCACATTGTTAACAAGAGCGCTATTTTGGTGACCGCTATTTTGGTGACCACTATTTAGTGTTGACAATATTGTGTTTGCAGTACGGTGCTACTGCAAGATGGTGTACtgttaaagataaattctGTCCCCTTTTTTTCACCCGTTTGGAGGGGCTGTTTATGGGACggttttcttttcttttttttttttttttttttttttatatttattatttttttttgtataatGCTCTCAAGTGTTCCTATATACGACTATTTCAATTTAGAGTAATACCTTGTCTTGTTCTTGATTCACCCACCACTGTGCAATCTCTCTTGTGCTTTGTTCTTTATcattcttttcaaattaaagaatttttgttttttgtcTCCTCAATTTGGGCCGAAATACATCATTTTACTTGATTGAATTCCCATACCAAATCATTACCACTACAGGTGATTGTATCGTGCCTTCAAAAAGATACCTTCTTTAAACTATATGCTGTTCCAAAAGTAAAGttacaattgaaattgaaattgaaattgaaaaaaaaaaacatatataaagaaccgaattataattatttaaactcACATTCATCTATTCTTTCTTCTTGCATTCTTGGTTTGTAATACAACAACGCATTGACAACTTCTTTGTTGTTTTTAACTATACAAGTCTCTCTCTCACACTCTCCTTACTCTActtcaaaacaaaaatgtCCTTTGACGATTTACACAAGGCCTCTGCTAAAGCTTTAACCGAAGCTGTTGACAGTATCTGTCAAGAATTCGTTGTTGGTCCAGAAAAGATTGAAGAAATGACCAATTTCTTCATCGAATCCATGGAAAAGGGTTTGACTCAAACCACTCATTCTAAGGATGCTTTGGATATGATTCCAACTTACGTCACTGGTTTACCAAACGGTACTGAAAGAGGTGTCTTATTGGCCGCCGATTTGGGTGGTACCAACTTCAGAGTCTGTTCTGTTGATTTGAACGGTGATCATACTTTTGTTATGAAACAAGTCAAATCCAAGATTCCAgatgaattattggaaGATGACAATGCTACTCCCAAGGACTTGTTTGGTTATTTAGCAAGAAGAACCATGGTTTTCATCAAGAAATACCACCCAGAAGTCTTGGAAACTGCTGCTGCTGATCAAAAACCTTTGAAATTAGGTTTTACTTTCTCTTACCCAATTGACCAATCTTCTTTGAACTCTGGTACTTTGATCAGATGGACTAAGGGTTTCAAGATCGCCGATACTGTCGGTAAAGATGTCGTCACTTTATACCAAGACGCCTTAGCTGAACAAGGTTTATCCATGATTAAAGTCGTTGCTTTGACTAACGATACCACTGGTACTTTCTTATCTCATTGTTACACTTCTGACAACACCGATTCTTTGACTTCTGGTGAAATTTCTGAACCAATTATTGGTTGTATTTTCGGTACTGGTACCAATGGTTGTTATGTtgaagatttgaaaaacatTAAGAAATTGGATCCAAAGGTTAGAGAAAGATTTATTGCTGAAGGTAAGACTCATATGGTCATCAACACTGAATGGGGTTCCTTCGACAACGAATTGAAAGTCTTACCAACTACCAAATACGATTTGGATATCGATCAAAAATACTCTGCTAACCCAGGTTTCCATTTATTCGAAAAAAGAATCTCCGGTATGTACTTGGGTGAATTGTTAAGATGTTGTTTAGTCGATTTACACTCTAAAGGTTTGATCTTCTCTCAATACAGATCTTACGATCAATTACCACACAGATTAAAGACTCCAAACGAATTGGACTCTGAAGTCTTATCTCACATTGAAATCGATGACTCTACCGGTTTACGTGAAACTGAATTGTCCATGTTACAATCCTTAAGATTACCAACCACTTTATCTGAACGTAAAGAAATCCAAAAGTTGGTCCGTGCCATCTCTAGAAGAGCTGCTTATTTATCTGCCGTTCCATTGGCTGCTATCTTGATCAAGACTGATGCTTTGAACAAGAGATATCACGGTGAAGTAGAAATCGGTTGTGATGGTTCTGTTGTTGAATTATACCCAGGTTTCAGATCAATGTTGAGACACGCTTTGGCTTTGTCTCCAATTGGTGCTGAAGGTGAACGTAAGGTTCATTTGAAGATTGCCAAGGATGGTTCCGGTGTCGGTGCTGCTTTGTGTGCTTTGGTTGCTTAATtggtttaataatttttttcttttgttgtATGAATATtcctatattttttttgtctaCTTTAAACAACGCAAAATgtaatcttttatttttcttaccttcattatattatcaTCGCACTTATTTTTCACTTCTTTTTCAAGTATTTATGAAGCTCTTTTGACGATTATCATGACCATTTGATGacactttttttaaaaaaaattaatttaattatcgACCATAATTTTTACTTGGCTGTATAGTTAGATTTACTATATCTATTACTTTagttatatattttatacatttaatataattcaaagtgctttatttatatctttttttttttatttatctttgTCCCAATTAACTCAAAGTATAAATTGATTAGTTGAAGATACAATATGatgtttgaaaataatgttCATGACAGAATATgcaaatattcaaatcgTGCTTAATGTTAcatatcaaaatatataatttgaaattaaatattttatgtaTGAATCTCTCTCTCCTAAGGTGTAATTAAAGGAATATCAGATGGATCATCTTCCGATATTTCACCACCTAATTCAATTCTTCTTAATTCTTCAGCCTCTTCTTTTGCTCGAGaaacatttaataaattgaatattggTAATGAGGCCATAATTAATACGAATAATAAGTAAAATGaatatctaatattatGAGTCTTGTCAGTGATTAAtccaattaaaaatggaCCTAAAATTGATGATCCTTTATCTGTGA
This genomic stretch from Henningerozyma blattae CBS 6284 chromosome 1, complete genome harbors:
- the TBLA0A05050 gene encoding uncharacterized protein (similar to Saccharomyces cerevisiae GLK1 (YCL040W) and EMI2 (YDR516C); ancestral locus Anc_1.33) is translated as MSFDDLHKASAKALTEAVDSICQEFVVGPEKIEEMTNFFIESMEKGLTQTTHSKDALDMIPTYVTGLPNGTERGVLLAADLGGTNFRVCSVDLNGDHTFVMKQVKSKIPDELLEDDNATPKDLFGYLARRTMVFIKKYHPEVLETAAADQKPLKLGFTFSYPIDQSSLNSGTLIRWTKGFKIADTVGKDVVTLYQDALAEQGLSMIKVVALTNDTTGTFLSHCYTSDNTDSLTSGEISEPIIGCIFGTGTNGCYVEDLKNIKKLDPKVRERFIAEGKTHMVINTEWGSFDNELKVLPTTKYDLDIDQKYSANPGFHLFEKRISGMYLGELLRCCLVDLHSKGLIFSQYRSYDQLPHRLKTPNELDSEVLSHIEIDDSTGLRETELSMLQSLRLPTTLSERKEIQKLVRAISRRAAYLSAVPLAAILIKTDALNKRYHGEVEIGCDGSVVELYPGFRSMLRHALALSPIGAEGERKVHLKIAKDGSGVGAALCALVA